The following coding sequences are from one Bacteroidota bacterium window:
- a CDS encoding MBL fold metallo-hydrolase, with protein sequence MEIKQFEDKNLAHFSYAILSNGEVALIDPARNPQPYYDFAKQNNARITTVIETHPHADFVSSHLEIHTTTGATIYVSKLLGAEYDHQTFDDGDAIVLGNGTLKAINTPGHSPDSISIVALDETGKEKAVFTGDTLFIGDCGRPDLREQAGAITAAREVLAKDMYHSLRNKLMTLPDDVLVYPAHGAGSLCGKGLSAQNSSTIGAEKISNWSLQNMTEEAFVKELLADQPFIPKYFTFDVGVNKKGADAFNSSVEKVEIREPITCKSCANTLHPDVVIIDTRPEAEFKKKHLANAINLMNDTKFETWLGSIVNADEPFYLIGENEMVLNQLIERIAKIGYEKQIISAFLLNFGNAEMNYFDSEELKENESAYTIVDIRNDSEVKVNKIFSNTIHIPLHELRERTNEIPLHKPILVHCAGGYRSAAGSSILKSKLKGASEVFDLSEAVKQFQK encoded by the coding sequence ATGGAAATCAAACAATTTGAAGATAAAAATTTAGCACACTTTTCGTATGCAATACTTAGCAATGGAGAAGTAGCGTTAATCGATCCGGCTCGTAACCCACAGCCATATTATGATTTTGCGAAACAAAATAACGCAAGAATTACAACAGTCATTGAAACGCATCCACATGCTGACTTTGTGAGTAGTCATTTAGAAATACATACCACTACCGGAGCGACAATTTATGTGAGTAAATTGTTGGGGGCAGAATACGACCACCAAACCTTTGATGATGGAGATGCAATTGTTTTAGGAAATGGTACATTAAAGGCAATCAATACACCCGGACATTCACCGGATAGTATCAGCATTGTAGCGTTAGACGAGACAGGAAAAGAAAAAGCAGTTTTTACTGGTGACACCTTGTTTATCGGAGATTGCGGCCGACCGGATTTAAGAGAACAAGCAGGCGCTATTACAGCGGCACGAGAGGTATTAGCAAAAGATATGTATCATTCACTTCGAAACAAGTTAATGACATTACCCGATGATGTCCTTGTTTATCCGGCTCATGGTGCCGGCAGTTTATGCGGAAAAGGATTGAGTGCACAAAATAGCAGCACAATCGGTGCAGAGAAGATCAGCAATTGGAGTTTGCAAAACATGACGGAAGAAGCATTTGTGAAAGAATTATTAGCAGATCAACCGTTCATTCCTAAGTATTTTACATTTGATGTAGGCGTGAACAAAAAGGGAGCAGATGCTTTTAACAGCAGTGTAGAAAAGGTTGAAATTAGAGAACCAATTACCTGCAAGTCGTGCGCCAATACCCTACATCCTGATGTTGTCATTATTGATACACGACCGGAAGCAGAGTTTAAAAAGAAACATTTGGCAAATGCCATCAACTTGATGAACGACACCAAATTTGAAACGTGGCTAGGGAGTATCGTGAATGCGGATGAACCATTCTATCTAATTGGCGAAAACGAAATGGTTTTAAATCAACTGATTGAACGAATTGCAAAAATTGGTTATGAAAAACAAATTATTTCTGCCTTCTTATTAAATTTTGGAAATGCGGAGATGAATTATTTTGATAGTGAGGAATTAAAAGAAAATGAATCGGCATATACAATTGTTGATATTCGAAACGATTCGGAAGTGAAAGTAAATAAAATATTTTCGAATACCATTCATATTCCATTGCACGAGTTGAGAGAACGCACAAATGAAATACCTTTGCATAAGCCAATTTTGGTGCATTGTGCAGGTGGATACAGAAGTGCTGCAGGAAGCAGTATTTTGAAGTCAAAATTAAAGGGTGCATCAGAAGTATTTGATTTAAGTGAAGCCGTTAAACAATTTCAAAAATGA
- a CDS encoding DUF2892 domain-containing protein has product MKKNMGTVDKVVRILVAIVIVGLYFANLISGTIAIILLILAGVFILTSFMSFCPLYLPFGISTRKKEKE; this is encoded by the coding sequence ATGAAAAAAAACATGGGAACAGTCGACAAAGTAGTTAGAATACTTGTCGCAATCGTAATTGTAGGTTTGTATTTCGCAAACCTTATTTCAGGAACTATTGCCATCATCCTTTTAATTCTTGCGGGAGTATTTATCCTGACAAGTTTTATGAGTTTTTGCCCGCTTTATCTGCCTTTTGGTATTTCTACCAGAAAAAAGGAGAAGGAATAA
- a CDS encoding Crp/Fnr family transcriptional regulator: MELNAIAEFKSSKELRDKLSNFGFTKTFAEGEVILNENAYIKAIPIVTTGSIRVMRTDDDGREILLYYIKAGESCIMSFLGGIHHDTSKVRAIAEEETEILFIPIDKVNLLIKDFPEWLDYIFRLYHKRFEELLDVVNAVAFKKLDQRLLDFIKTKCDLTNSHTLYVTHEQLANELGSARVVISRLLKQMEDEGLVKLGRNKITLV, from the coding sequence ATGGAATTAAACGCAATCGCTGAATTTAAATCGTCTAAGGAGTTAAGAGACAAACTTTCTAATTTTGGGTTTACAAAAACATTTGCCGAAGGGGAAGTGATTTTGAATGAAAATGCTTACATCAAAGCCATTCCGATAGTTACAACCGGAAGTATTCGGGTGATGCGCACGGATGATGATGGCAGAGAAATCTTGCTGTATTACATCAAAGCCGGAGAAAGCTGTATCATGTCTTTTTTAGGAGGCATTCACCACGATACAAGTAAAGTGCGCGCGATTGCAGAAGAAGAAACAGAAATTTTATTTATTCCCATCGATAAGGTCAATTTATTAATTAAAGATTTTCCGGAGTGGCTGGATTATATTTTCCGCTTGTATCATAAACGATTTGAGGAACTTTTGGATGTGGTAAATGCCGTTGCCTTTAAAAAATTAGACCAACGTTTGCTCGATTTTATCAAAACAAAGTGCGATCTTACCAACAGTCATACTTTATATGTAACCCACGAACAACTCGCCAATGAGTTGGGTTCTGCCCGTGTAGTTATCTCTCGATTGCTGAAGCAAATGGAGGATGAAGGCCTTGTAAAACTGGGCAGAAATAAAATAACCCTTGTGTAA
- a CDS encoding class I SAM-dependent methyltransferase, protein MDKGIHAASIFNKYANDYQNLYMDVSLYNDTFDSFCTAIEKSNASILELACGPGNISQHVLNKRPDFKWLGTDLAPNMVELAKQNNPGAEFEIMDCREIGKLKQQYDGLMCGFCLPYLSMSETEQLIKDAAGLLNTKGVIYLSTMEEAYSKSGLQKGRKGDEIYMHYYQYADLEKMLIENGFKILKVDRKEYEQQVGVKTVDLVIIAQNKNV, encoded by the coding sequence ATGGATAAAGGAATACATGCAGCAAGCATCTTTAACAAGTATGCAAATGATTATCAAAACTTATATATGGACGTGAGTTTGTATAACGATACATTCGATTCTTTTTGTACTGCAATTGAAAAATCGAATGCATCCATTTTAGAATTGGCTTGCGGCCCTGGTAATATTTCACAGCATGTATTAAATAAACGTCCCGATTTTAAATGGTTGGGAACAGATTTGGCTCCAAACATGGTTGAATTGGCGAAACAAAACAACCCCGGAGCTGAATTTGAAATCATGGATTGTCGAGAAATCGGTAAGCTGAAGCAGCAATATGATGGTCTCATGTGTGGTTTTTGTTTGCCTTATTTATCCATGTCGGAAACGGAGCAACTCATTAAAGATGCTGCTGGATTATTAAATACGAAAGGTGTTATCTATCTCAGCACAATGGAAGAAGCGTATAGTAAGTCGGGACTACAAAAAGGAAGAAAAGGAGACGAAATATATATGCATTACTATCAATATGCTGATTTGGAAAAAATGCTTATCGAAAATGGCTTTAAAATTTTAAAGGTAGATCGCAAAGAGTATGAGCAACAGGTAGGTGTAAAAACGGTTGATTTGGTAATAATCGCTCAAAATAAAAATGTATAA
- a CDS encoding VIT family protein — protein MTTTTDDYLAPHYVQRSNWLRAAVLGANDGILSTASLAIGVAAASELRAPIVLASVAGLVAGALSMAAGEYVSVSSQTDVEKADVLREEQELKEMPELELQRLAEIYEKRGLKKETALTVAKELTAHDALGAHMRDELGLNEITQANPIQAAFASGASFTVGGLLPVLVTLFLPLKNMEYFLYGFAIVFLIVLGAMAAKTGGSGVKKAIIRITFWGTVAMGLSAFVGYLFGVNVA, from the coding sequence ATGACAACTACGACAGATGATTATTTAGCACCGCACTATGTTCAACGTAGCAATTGGCTGAGAGCTGCGGTATTAGGTGCCAATGATGGAATTTTATCAACGGCAAGTTTAGCGATTGGCGTTGCGGCTGCAAGTGAGTTGAGAGCACCGATTGTTTTAGCATCCGTTGCCGGATTGGTTGCCGGAGCGCTGTCGATGGCTGCCGGGGAATATGTTTCGGTTAGTTCTCAAACCGATGTTGAAAAGGCGGATGTATTGCGTGAAGAGCAAGAGCTAAAAGAAATGCCGGAACTGGAACTGCAGCGGTTGGCAGAAATTTACGAGAAACGAGGACTTAAAAAAGAAACAGCTTTAACAGTTGCGAAAGAATTAACAGCCCACGATGCTTTGGGTGCGCACATGCGTGACGAATTGGGATTGAATGAAATTACACAAGCAAATCCTATTCAGGCCGCATTCGCTTCCGGTGCTTCTTTTACAGTTGGCGGATTGTTGCCGGTATTGGTTACACTTTTTCTTCCATTAAAAAATATGGAATACTTCCTATATGGCTTTGCAATTGTATTTTTAATTGTGCTTGGAGCGATGGCTGCAAAAACAGGTGGGTCGGGAGTAAAAAAGGCCATTATCAGAATTACATTCTGGGGTACCGTTGCAATGGGATTATCTGCTTTTGTCGGATATCTTTTTGGTGTAAATGTAGCCTAA
- a CDS encoding YdeI/OmpD-associated family protein: MNPQVDHYLAEGCGRCSLGGTPNCKVHNWPEELKALRTIVLECGLQEELKWGVPVYTFQKKNILVVAAFKTYCSLSFFKGSLLSDTHNILSQPGEHTQSARLIRFTNVKEIMKLKSVLKAYLFEAIEIEKAGLKVTFKKPEDFVLPEEFQNKLKLMPALKKAFDALTPGRQKSYLLHFSQAKQTKTREARIEKCIPQILKGKGFNEY; this comes from the coding sequence ATGAATCCACAAGTTGATCATTATTTAGCTGAAGGCTGTGGCCGTTGCTCCTTAGGCGGAACACCCAATTGTAAAGTGCACAACTGGCCGGAAGAATTGAAAGCATTAAGAACAATTGTTTTGGAGTGTGGTTTACAGGAAGAATTAAAATGGGGAGTGCCTGTTTATACCTTTCAGAAAAAAAACATTTTAGTGGTTGCGGCATTTAAGACATATTGCTCCCTGAGTTTTTTTAAAGGCAGTTTGTTAAGCGATACACATAACATTTTATCACAACCCGGAGAACATACACAGTCGGCTCGCTTAATTCGTTTTACGAATGTGAAAGAAATCATGAAGCTAAAATCTGTTTTGAAAGCATATCTTTTTGAAGCGATAGAAATCGAAAAAGCCGGATTGAAAGTGACGTTTAAAAAACCAGAAGATTTTGTTCTGCCGGAAGAATTTCAAAACAAATTGAAGCTGATGCCTGCGCTGAAAAAAGCGTTTGATGCTTTAACACCCGGTCGCCAAAAAAGTTATTTGCTTCATTTTTCGCAAGCTAAACAAACTAAAACACGCGAAGCGAGAATTGAAAAATGTATACCTCAGATTTTAAAAGGAAAAGGATTTAATGAATACTAA
- a CDS encoding YdeI/OmpD-associated family protein: MNPKVDFYFTKAKNWQEELEQMRAIALDCNLSEELKWGVPCYTLNKSNIVLIHVFKEYCAFLFFKGALLKDTKGILAQQTQNVQAARQIRFTNVKEIVKLKSVLKAYIHEAIEVEKAGLKVELKTTEEFNMPEEFEKKLSKTPALKKAFYALTPGRQRGYLLFFSSAKQTKTREARIEKCIPDILIGKGLND, from the coding sequence ATGAATCCGAAAGTGGATTTTTATTTTACAAAAGCAAAAAACTGGCAAGAGGAGCTGGAACAAATGCGAGCAATTGCATTGGATTGTAATTTATCGGAAGAATTAAAATGGGGTGTGCCTTGTTATACATTGAATAAAAGCAATATTGTTTTAATACATGTATTCAAGGAGTATTGTGCATTCTTGTTTTTTAAAGGTGCTCTCTTAAAAGATACCAAAGGCATTCTGGCTCAACAAACACAAAATGTTCAAGCGGCTCGTCAAATTCGATTTACGAACGTGAAAGAAATTGTGAAGTTGAAATCTGTTTTGAAAGCGTATATCCATGAAGCGATTGAAGTAGAAAAAGCAGGATTGAAAGTGGAGTTAAAAACGACAGAGGAGTTTAATATGCCGGAGGAGTTTGAGAAAAAACTCAGCAAAACTCCGGCTCTCAAAAAAGCATTTTATGCATTAACACCCGGTAGACAAAGAGGGTACTTACTCTTTTTTTCTTCTGCTAAGCAAACAAAAACACGTGAAGCAAGAATTGAAAAATGTATTCCGGATATTCTGATTGGAAAAGGGTTAAACGACTAA
- the katG gene encoding catalase/peroxidase HPI encodes MSNSTEKKCPFNHGQSLPVGGMGTSNKEWWPNRLNLNILRLHSSLTNPMEKDFKYADEFKKLDLKAVKEDIYKLMTTSQDWWPADYGHYGPLFIRMAWHSAGTYRISDGRGGAGSGNQRFAPLNSWPDNGNLDKARFLLWPIKQKYGKKLSWADLMILTGNCALESMGFKTFGFAGGREDIFEPEQDVYWGAETEWLGDKRYSGDRALENPLAAVQMGLIYVNPEGPNGNPDPVASAKDIRETFARMAMNDEETVALIAGGHTFGKAHGAASASYVGREPEGASMEEQGLGWKNSFGTGKGGDTITSGIEGAWKPNPTTWDNGYFETLFKYDWKLVKSPAGAHQWIPTDESAATLVEDAHDSKKRHAPIMTTADLALKMDPIYEAISRNYFENFEKFTDAFARAWFKLTHRDMGPRARYLGPEIPVERLIWQDPIPTIDYELITTADIVLLKEKLLQSGLTVSELVSTAWASAATFRGSDKRGGANGARIRFAPQKNWEVNNPVQLAKVLMKLEQIQKEFNETNNGKKKVSLADLIVLGGCTGIEKAAKDAGLNVFVPFSPGRADATLEQTDVDSFAVLEPKADGFRNYKHASMAAIPAETLLVDKSQLLTLTAPEMTVLIGGMRALDTNYNGSKYGLFTDRPQKLTNDFFVNLLTVETTWKAISESGDLFEGVDRATGKVKWIATRADLVFGSNSELRAIAEVYACADSTEKFVHDFIAAWNKVMNLDRF; translated from the coding sequence ATGAGCAATTCAACAGAAAAAAAATGTCCGTTTAATCATGGACAAAGTCTACCCGTTGGTGGCATGGGTACATCCAACAAAGAATGGTGGCCAAACCGATTGAATCTGAACATTCTTCGTTTGCATTCGTCACTTACGAATCCAATGGAAAAAGATTTTAAGTATGCCGATGAATTTAAAAAATTGGATTTAAAAGCGGTGAAGGAAGACATTTACAAATTAATGACAACTTCTCAGGATTGGTGGCCAGCAGATTACGGTCATTATGGTCCGTTATTTATTCGTATGGCTTGGCACAGTGCAGGCACCTATCGTATTTCCGATGGGCGAGGTGGTGCTGGATCAGGCAACCAACGTTTTGCTCCGTTAAACAGTTGGCCGGACAATGGGAATTTAGATAAAGCACGATTTTTATTGTGGCCCATCAAACAAAAATATGGCAAAAAATTATCGTGGGCCGATTTAATGATTCTTACCGGTAATTGTGCATTGGAATCGATGGGTTTTAAAACATTCGGTTTTGCAGGTGGTCGTGAAGATATTTTTGAACCGGAACAAGATGTTTATTGGGGTGCCGAAACGGAATGGCTAGGAGATAAACGATACAGTGGTGATCGTGCATTAGAAAATCCTTTGGCGGCAGTTCAAATGGGATTAATTTATGTAAATCCGGAAGGCCCCAATGGCAACCCTGATCCTGTTGCCTCTGCAAAAGATATTCGCGAAACGTTTGCTCGCATGGCCATGAATGACGAAGAAACGGTAGCATTAATTGCCGGTGGACATACATTTGGAAAAGCACATGGAGCGGCAAGTGCAAGTTATGTTGGACGTGAACCGGAAGGTGCAAGTATGGAAGAACAAGGCTTAGGATGGAAAAATAGTTTTGGTACCGGCAAAGGTGGCGATACAATTACAAGTGGGATAGAAGGTGCCTGGAAACCAAATCCAACAACCTGGGACAATGGATATTTTGAAACACTTTTCAAATACGATTGGAAACTTGTTAAGAGTCCTGCCGGAGCACACCAATGGATACCAACAGATGAGTCGGCAGCAACCCTAGTGGAAGATGCACACGATTCGAAAAAACGTCACGCTCCCATCATGACAACAGCCGATTTAGCTTTAAAGATGGATCCGATTTATGAAGCCATCTCTCGAAACTATTTTGAAAACTTTGAAAAATTTACAGATGCATTTGCGAGAGCATGGTTCAAATTAACACATAGAGATATGGGGCCTCGTGCTCGTTATTTAGGTCCGGAAATTCCCGTTGAACGATTAATTTGGCAAGATCCTATTCCGACAATTGATTATGAACTAATTACAACTGCGGACATTGTATTATTAAAAGAAAAACTTCTTCAATCCGGATTAACCGTTTCCGAGTTGGTTTCAACTGCTTGGGCTTCCGCAGCTACATTCCGAGGTTCTGACAAACGTGGTGGTGCCAACGGTGCTCGTATTCGATTTGCACCTCAAAAAAATTGGGAAGTAAATAATCCTGTTCAATTAGCAAAAGTGTTGATGAAATTAGAACAGATTCAGAAAGAATTTAATGAAACAAACAACGGAAAGAAAAAAGTATCATTAGCCGATTTGATAGTTTTAGGTGGTTGCACTGGTATTGAAAAAGCTGCAAAAGATGCCGGATTGAATGTTTTTGTTCCATTTTCTCCCGGTCGTGCGGATGCAACATTGGAGCAAACTGATGTTGATTCATTTGCGGTGCTGGAACCCAAAGCGGATGGTTTTAGAAATTATAAGCATGCATCAATGGCTGCAATTCCAGCAGAAACACTGCTGGTTGATAAATCGCAGTTGCTCACCTTAACGGCTCCTGAAATGACTGTTTTAATTGGAGGCATGAGAGCCTTGGATACAAATTACAACGGCTCAAAATATGGACTGTTTACCGATCGTCCTCAAAAATTAACTAACGATTTTTTTGTAAATCTGTTAACTGTTGAAACGACCTGGAAAGCCATTTCCGAATCCGGTGATTTGTTTGAAGGTGTAGATAGAGCAACCGGAAAAGTAAAATGGATAGCTACGCGTGCAGATTTAGTATTCGGTTCAAATTCAGAACTAAGAGCCATAGCAGAGGTATATGCATGTGCTGACAGTACTGAAAAGTTTGTTCACGATTTTATAGCTGCATGGAATAAAGTGATGAATTTAGACCGATTTTAA
- a CDS encoding transcriptional repressor, whose protein sequence is MDTYIREKLQEKGLKVTPQRVAIYQAVVKLNNHPTAEKIIDYIKANHPNISVGTVYKVLDSLVENDLLKKVKTEKDFMRYDAVLSHHHHLYCIETDRIEDYDDDHLNEFLKEYFKKHRIKNFKIEDIKLQITGKFSTNK, encoded by the coding sequence GTGGATACATATATCAGAGAAAAATTACAAGAAAAAGGACTAAAGGTTACACCACAGCGTGTAGCAATTTATCAAGCGGTTGTTAAATTAAACAATCACCCAACGGCTGAGAAAATAATTGATTATATCAAAGCAAACCATCCAAACATTTCTGTGGGCACAGTCTATAAAGTGTTGGATTCATTAGTAGAAAACGATCTGCTGAAGAAAGTAAAAACAGAAAAAGATTTTATGCGTTATGATGCTGTTTTGTCGCATCACCATCATTTGTATTGCATTGAAACAGATCGAATCGAAGATTATGATGATGACCATTTAAATGAATTTTTAAAGGAGTACTTTAAAAAACATAGAATAAAGAATTTTAAAATTGAAGACATCAAGCTTCAGATCACAGGGAAATTTAGTACTAACAAATAA
- a CDS encoding carboxypeptidase regulatory-like domain-containing protein, whose translation MKLYWFRLLLFFLFLFPTIVFAQKKYKYKYRAHLISQPSSFTAQVADTLLDPNKCVFAFQVLDKKGESVPFASILIRGSKMDTLIRSNLDGYAIVSLPLDTFSITISEIQFTSLQLQKVVGTPNTKNLVNILLGKSNALSIALIYSRRKLSESEIGSIIQDLSNEKSDNELIKNKTCYVNWEI comes from the coding sequence ATGAAATTGTATTGGTTTCGTCTTCTTTTATTTTTTTTGTTTCTCTTTCCGACAATTGTATTTGCTCAGAAAAAATATAAGTATAAGTATAGAGCACATTTAATCAGTCAGCCTTCCTCTTTCACAGCTCAAGTAGCAGACACACTATTGGACCCTAACAAATGTGTATTTGCATTTCAAGTTCTGGACAAAAAGGGTGAATCTGTTCCATTTGCAAGTATTTTAATCCGTGGGAGTAAAATGGATACATTGATTCGCTCGAATTTGGATGGATATGCAATAGTCTCTTTGCCATTAGATACATTTTCTATAACTATTTCAGAAATTCAATTCACAAGCCTACAATTGCAAAAAGTTGTTGGAACCCCTAACACAAAAAATTTGGTGAATATCTTGTTGGGCAAATCAAATGCACTCAGTATCGCACTTATCTATAGTAGAAGAAAATTATCCGAATCGGAAATTGGTAGTATCATTCAGGATTTGAGTAATGAGAAGAGCGACAACGAACTCATAAAAAATAAAACCTGCTATGTGAATTGGGAAATTTAA
- a CDS encoding DUF1801 domain-containing protein: protein MSIKEQIKNYIVSLPAPKSAEMEVLHKSILQIQPKGKLWFLDGKDEKGKVVSNPNIGYGEYAIKYADGTSKAFYQIGISANKTGISVYVFGMKDKAYLATTYGEKIGKATVTGYCIKFKALKDIHLEVLEAIVRDGFETK, encoded by the coding sequence ATGAGCATAAAAGAACAAATTAAAAACTATATTGTTAGTCTGCCTGCGCCCAAAAGCGCTGAGATGGAAGTATTGCACAAAAGTATATTGCAAATACAACCGAAAGGTAAATTGTGGTTTTTAGATGGGAAGGACGAAAAGGGTAAAGTTGTTTCTAATCCGAATATCGGATATGGAGAATACGCTATAAAATATGCAGATGGAACCTCCAAAGCATTTTATCAAATTGGAATCAGCGCAAACAAAACCGGAATTTCAGTTTATGTTTTTGGCATGAAGGATAAAGCTTATTTGGCAACAACCTATGGTGAAAAAATTGGAAAAGCGACTGTAACAGGATATTGCATTAAGTTCAAAGCACTGAAAGATATACATCTCGAAGTGCTTGAAGCAATCGTACGAGATGGATTTGAAACCAAGTAG
- a CDS encoding SRPBCC domain-containing protein has translation MKKLQYKVSINSTLTNVYNIMLGLDNKSTYEQWTALFNPTSSYEGSWDKGSKILFVGVDEKGEKGGMVSRIAENIPNQFVSIQHYGLVQAGKEITEGPEVEKWANGLENYTFEENGAVTTLIVDLDTTEEFVEYMNESYPKALDKLKELCEK, from the coding sequence ATGAAAAAATTGCAATATAAAGTAAGCATAAATTCAACATTGACCAATGTATACAACATTATGCTTGGTCTTGACAATAAATCAACGTATGAACAATGGACCGCATTGTTTAATCCTACCTCTTCCTATGAAGGCAGTTGGGACAAAGGAAGTAAAATTCTTTTTGTTGGAGTAGATGAGAAAGGAGAAAAGGGTGGTATGGTTTCCAGAATTGCTGAGAATATTCCTAACCAATTTGTTTCCATTCAACATTATGGCCTTGTACAAGCCGGCAAGGAAATTACTGAAGGACCGGAAGTGGAAAAATGGGCAAATGGATTAGAAAATTATACCTTTGAAGAAAATGGTGCAGTTACAACCCTCATTGTTGACCTCGACACCACGGAAGAGTTTGTGGAGTATATGAATGAATCGTACCCTAAAGCACTTGACAAATTGAAAGAACTTTGTGAAAAATAA
- a CDS encoding PorT family protein encodes MKKLFIFFVMSIICLDVWSQAKLKMPCKFGVKLGFGMHTITGSRVKTHPLYSFMGGIWFQIKMNKSWTMQSELTLIEKGAGGFNSDHPKYGDYYLGLSYFEIPILFQYNRKKAYVEFGPGLSALRHAGETTGGGALPYQTDLYPISKKDLSFNLGAGYLINEKWGVGLRLTHSLLPVRKQLPETSQSGYNRGIVLSVSRQINFKSPRNKQSQDIE; translated from the coding sequence ATGAAAAAGCTTTTCATTTTTTTTGTCATGTCAATTATTTGCCTTGATGTTTGGTCCCAAGCTAAATTAAAAATGCCATGCAAATTTGGCGTTAAATTAGGTTTTGGAATGCACACGATTACTGGAAGTCGCGTAAAAACTCACCCATTATATTCATTCATGGGTGGAATCTGGTTTCAGATAAAAATGAATAAAAGTTGGACGATGCAGTCTGAACTCACTTTAATAGAAAAAGGAGCTGGGGGATTCAATTCTGATCATCCCAAGTATGGGGATTATTATTTAGGTCTATCCTACTTTGAAATCCCAATCCTCTTCCAATATAACAGGAAAAAGGCATATGTCGAATTTGGTCCGGGATTATCAGCATTAAGACATGCTGGAGAAACTACAGGTGGTGGAGCTCTTCCGTACCAAACGGACCTTTATCCCATTAGTAAAAAAGACCTTTCCTTCAATCTAGGTGCTGGTTATCTAATCAACGAAAAATGGGGTGTAGGATTGCGACTGACTCACTCACTTCTTCCTGTTAGAAAACAATTACCGGAAACTTCTCAGTCGGGTTACAACAGAGGAATTGTCCTTTCTGTTAGCCGTCAAATAAACTTTAAATCCCCAAGGAACAAGCAATCGCAAGACATCGAGTAA